One stretch of Arachis hypogaea cultivar Tifrunner chromosome 20, arahy.Tifrunner.gnm2.J5K5, whole genome shotgun sequence DNA includes these proteins:
- the LOC112783557 gene encoding uncharacterized protein isoform X2 gives MAAESTSFLFRSFSAPSETSTATQEGDSMRVLGESISFGRFLSESLNWERWSSFTSNRYVEEAEKYSKPGSVAAKKAYFEARYKRKAAEKQAVLAQEANEASGTFNSETLESNCNDSSDVAELSADAIATSDEQPDKEADDCQVIIDCTSRNNLDVGQSDSGISNVHGEGDGSYTHVITNESCVITDDSNQHDQIEIHQNIALPGEEKKSDHGVADPRSGIKKKSISILTKNRRQTSQSLHMSINLSSGNGETSKTDAQSRNGVNSTLKSKKAVEVSIEKKRLTGPSGANKTSMTATATAAVKPRPENHTLKGMKPGGGSVEKRPTSSSLRRSLNLPSSTGKATEMASVFDKRIERNHCSLRNIPKVRPLASNISTKLSYDFSNQDSENPPYPGRRTEEVLKSVSRGVAANVKLPSASSECMKSSSSNKIIHRPPTMSSPFRFRSEERAVKRKEFLERVYGIKNKVEKIQFQRTPENNIKHDFKLGQSSGSKPKLNEDGHGASCSPSNQIQKTSVTHKSFGNSWKPPISTNNSNRATEKLNRSTRNSVTSMTKITRENASPNIQH, from the exons ATGGCAGCTGAATCGACCAGTTTTCTCTTTCGTTCGTTCTCCGCTCCCTCGGAAACTTCCACCGCCACTCAAGAG gGGGACTCCATGAGGGTACTTGGCGAATCTATTTCTTTTGGGAGGTTTTTGTCAGAAAGTCTGAATTGGGAGAGATGGTCATCGTTCACAAGCAATCGTTATGTGGAAGAAGCCGAGAAATATTCCAAGCCGGGTTCTGTTGCTGCGAAAAAGGCCTACTTCGAGGCTCGTTACAAGAGGAAGGCTGCGGAGAAACAGGCTGTCTTGGCTCAAGAAGCTAATGAAGCTTCAGGAACTTTCAATTCAGAAACACTGGAATCAAATTGCAACGACTCATCAGATGTTGCCGAGTTAAGTGCCGATGCGATTGCGACTTCAGATGAACAGCCAGACAAAGAAGCTGATGATTGCCAAGTTATTATTGATTGTACCAGTAGAAATAACCTTGATGTTGGACAAAGTGATTCAGGCATTTCCAATGTGCATGGAGAAGGGGACGGGTCGTATACTCACGTTATTACAAACGAAAGTTGTGTCATTACTGATGATTCTAACCAGCATGATCAAATTGAAATCCATCAGAATATTGCTCTCCCTGGAGAAGAGAAGAAGTCTGAtcat GGTGTCGCTGATCCTAGAAGTGGAATAAAAAAGAAGTCAATCAGCATCTTGACTAAGAATCGTAGGCAAACTTCACAGTCACTCCACATGTCAATCAATCTTTCCTCGGGCAATGGTGAAACAAGCAAAACAGATGCACAATCCAGAAATGGCGTAAACAGCACCTTGAAAAGTAAGAAGGCTGTTGAAGTTTCAATTGAGAAGAAGAGACTAACCGGTCCTTCTGGTGCCAATAAAACAAGTATGACAGCTACTGCTACTGCAGCTGTTAAACCTAGACCTGAAAATCACACATTGAAGGGTATGAAGCCAGGCGGAGGCTCTGTGGAGAAGAGACCAACTTCGAGCTCACTCCGTAGATCACTCAATCTCCCTTCTAGCACAGGCAAAGCAACTGAAATGGCTTCAGTGTTTGATAAAAGAATTGAAAGGAATCATTGTAGTTTGCGCAATATTCCCAAAGTTCGTCCACTGGCATCTAACATATCAACTAAG TTGTCTTATGATTTCTCGAATCAAGATTCAGAAAATCCACCTTATCCAGGAAGAAG GACTGAAGAGGTACTTAAATCTGTGTCTAGAGGTGTTGCTGCGAATGTGAAACTTCCCTCTGCCTCTTCTGA ATGCATGAAATCTTCTAGCAGCAACAAAATTATTCATCGACCCCCTACCATGTCATCACCGTTTAGATTTAGAAGTGAAGAAAGAGCAGTAAAACGCAAAGAG TTCCTTGAAAGGGTGTATGGAATCAAAAACAAAGTTGAGAAAATTCAGTTTCAAAGGACACCTGAG AATAACATAAAGCATGATTTCAAGCTGGGGCAGAGCAGTGGCTCTAAACCCAAACTAAATGAGGACGGGCATGGTGCATCGTGCTCGCCTAGTAATCAGATCCAAAAG ACCTCAGTGACACATAAAAGCTTTGGAAATTCATGGAAGCCTCCAATCAGCACCAACAATTCCAATCGTGCTACAGAAAAACTCAACCGATCAACAAGGAACTCAGTAACTTCAATGACAAAGATCACACGAGAAAATGCTTCTCCAAATATTCAGCATTGA
- the LOC112783557 gene encoding uncharacterized protein isoform X1 — protein MAAESTSFLFRSFSAPSETSTATQEGDSMRVLGESISFGRFLSESLNWERWSSFTSNRYVEEAEKYSKPGSVAAKKAYFEARYKRKAAEKQAVLAQEANEASGTFNSETLESNCNDSSDVAELSADAIATSDEQPDKEADDCQVIIDCTSRNNLDVGQSDSGISNVHGEGDGSYTHVITNESCVITDDSNQHDQIEIHQNIALPGEEKKSDHGVADPRSGIKKKSISILTKNRRQTSQSLHMSINLSSGNGETSKTDAQSRNGVNSTLKSKKAVEVSIEKKRLTGPSGANKTSMTATATAAVKPRPENHTLKGMKPGGGSVEKRPTSSSLRRSLNLPSSTGKATEMASVFDKRIERNHCSLRNIPKVRPLASNISTKLSYDFSNQDSENPPYPGRRTEEVLKSVSRGVAANVKLPSASSECMKSSSSNKIIHRPPTMSSPFRFRSEERAVKRKEFLERVYGIKNKVEKIQFQRTPEQNNIKHDFKLGQSSGSKPKLNEDGHGASCSPSNQIQKTSVTHKSFGNSWKPPISTNNSNRATEKLNRSTRNSVTSMTKITRENASPNIQH, from the exons ATGGCAGCTGAATCGACCAGTTTTCTCTTTCGTTCGTTCTCCGCTCCCTCGGAAACTTCCACCGCCACTCAAGAG gGGGACTCCATGAGGGTACTTGGCGAATCTATTTCTTTTGGGAGGTTTTTGTCAGAAAGTCTGAATTGGGAGAGATGGTCATCGTTCACAAGCAATCGTTATGTGGAAGAAGCCGAGAAATATTCCAAGCCGGGTTCTGTTGCTGCGAAAAAGGCCTACTTCGAGGCTCGTTACAAGAGGAAGGCTGCGGAGAAACAGGCTGTCTTGGCTCAAGAAGCTAATGAAGCTTCAGGAACTTTCAATTCAGAAACACTGGAATCAAATTGCAACGACTCATCAGATGTTGCCGAGTTAAGTGCCGATGCGATTGCGACTTCAGATGAACAGCCAGACAAAGAAGCTGATGATTGCCAAGTTATTATTGATTGTACCAGTAGAAATAACCTTGATGTTGGACAAAGTGATTCAGGCATTTCCAATGTGCATGGAGAAGGGGACGGGTCGTATACTCACGTTATTACAAACGAAAGTTGTGTCATTACTGATGATTCTAACCAGCATGATCAAATTGAAATCCATCAGAATATTGCTCTCCCTGGAGAAGAGAAGAAGTCTGAtcat GGTGTCGCTGATCCTAGAAGTGGAATAAAAAAGAAGTCAATCAGCATCTTGACTAAGAATCGTAGGCAAACTTCACAGTCACTCCACATGTCAATCAATCTTTCCTCGGGCAATGGTGAAACAAGCAAAACAGATGCACAATCCAGAAATGGCGTAAACAGCACCTTGAAAAGTAAGAAGGCTGTTGAAGTTTCAATTGAGAAGAAGAGACTAACCGGTCCTTCTGGTGCCAATAAAACAAGTATGACAGCTACTGCTACTGCAGCTGTTAAACCTAGACCTGAAAATCACACATTGAAGGGTATGAAGCCAGGCGGAGGCTCTGTGGAGAAGAGACCAACTTCGAGCTCACTCCGTAGATCACTCAATCTCCCTTCTAGCACAGGCAAAGCAACTGAAATGGCTTCAGTGTTTGATAAAAGAATTGAAAGGAATCATTGTAGTTTGCGCAATATTCCCAAAGTTCGTCCACTGGCATCTAACATATCAACTAAG TTGTCTTATGATTTCTCGAATCAAGATTCAGAAAATCCACCTTATCCAGGAAGAAG GACTGAAGAGGTACTTAAATCTGTGTCTAGAGGTGTTGCTGCGAATGTGAAACTTCCCTCTGCCTCTTCTGA ATGCATGAAATCTTCTAGCAGCAACAAAATTATTCATCGACCCCCTACCATGTCATCACCGTTTAGATTTAGAAGTGAAGAAAGAGCAGTAAAACGCAAAGAG TTCCTTGAAAGGGTGTATGGAATCAAAAACAAAGTTGAGAAAATTCAGTTTCAAAGGACACCTGAG CAGAATAACATAAAGCATGATTTCAAGCTGGGGCAGAGCAGTGGCTCTAAACCCAAACTAAATGAGGACGGGCATGGTGCATCGTGCTCGCCTAGTAATCAGATCCAAAAG ACCTCAGTGACACATAAAAGCTTTGGAAATTCATGGAAGCCTCCAATCAGCACCAACAATTCCAATCGTGCTACAGAAAAACTCAACCGATCAACAAGGAACTCAGTAACTTCAATGACAAAGATCACACGAGAAAATGCTTCTCCAAATATTCAGCATTGA
- the LOC112783557 gene encoding uncharacterized protein isoform X3, translating into MRVLGESISFGRFLSESLNWERWSSFTSNRYVEEAEKYSKPGSVAAKKAYFEARYKRKAAEKQAVLAQEANEASGTFNSETLESNCNDSSDVAELSADAIATSDEQPDKEADDCQVIIDCTSRNNLDVGQSDSGISNVHGEGDGSYTHVITNESCVITDDSNQHDQIEIHQNIALPGEEKKSDHGVADPRSGIKKKSISILTKNRRQTSQSLHMSINLSSGNGETSKTDAQSRNGVNSTLKSKKAVEVSIEKKRLTGPSGANKTSMTATATAAVKPRPENHTLKGMKPGGGSVEKRPTSSSLRRSLNLPSSTGKATEMASVFDKRIERNHCSLRNIPKVRPLASNISTKLSYDFSNQDSENPPYPGRRTEEVLKSVSRGVAANVKLPSASSECMKSSSSNKIIHRPPTMSSPFRFRSEERAVKRKEFLERVYGIKNKVEKIQFQRTPEQNNIKHDFKLGQSSGSKPKLNEDGHGASCSPSNQIQKTSVTHKSFGNSWKPPISTNNSNRATEKLNRSTRNSVTSMTKITRENASPNIQH; encoded by the exons ATGAGGGTACTTGGCGAATCTATTTCTTTTGGGAGGTTTTTGTCAGAAAGTCTGAATTGGGAGAGATGGTCATCGTTCACAAGCAATCGTTATGTGGAAGAAGCCGAGAAATATTCCAAGCCGGGTTCTGTTGCTGCGAAAAAGGCCTACTTCGAGGCTCGTTACAAGAGGAAGGCTGCGGAGAAACAGGCTGTCTTGGCTCAAGAAGCTAATGAAGCTTCAGGAACTTTCAATTCAGAAACACTGGAATCAAATTGCAACGACTCATCAGATGTTGCCGAGTTAAGTGCCGATGCGATTGCGACTTCAGATGAACAGCCAGACAAAGAAGCTGATGATTGCCAAGTTATTATTGATTGTACCAGTAGAAATAACCTTGATGTTGGACAAAGTGATTCAGGCATTTCCAATGTGCATGGAGAAGGGGACGGGTCGTATACTCACGTTATTACAAACGAAAGTTGTGTCATTACTGATGATTCTAACCAGCATGATCAAATTGAAATCCATCAGAATATTGCTCTCCCTGGAGAAGAGAAGAAGTCTGAtcat GGTGTCGCTGATCCTAGAAGTGGAATAAAAAAGAAGTCAATCAGCATCTTGACTAAGAATCGTAGGCAAACTTCACAGTCACTCCACATGTCAATCAATCTTTCCTCGGGCAATGGTGAAACAAGCAAAACAGATGCACAATCCAGAAATGGCGTAAACAGCACCTTGAAAAGTAAGAAGGCTGTTGAAGTTTCAATTGAGAAGAAGAGACTAACCGGTCCTTCTGGTGCCAATAAAACAAGTATGACAGCTACTGCTACTGCAGCTGTTAAACCTAGACCTGAAAATCACACATTGAAGGGTATGAAGCCAGGCGGAGGCTCTGTGGAGAAGAGACCAACTTCGAGCTCACTCCGTAGATCACTCAATCTCCCTTCTAGCACAGGCAAAGCAACTGAAATGGCTTCAGTGTTTGATAAAAGAATTGAAAGGAATCATTGTAGTTTGCGCAATATTCCCAAAGTTCGTCCACTGGCATCTAACATATCAACTAAG TTGTCTTATGATTTCTCGAATCAAGATTCAGAAAATCCACCTTATCCAGGAAGAAG GACTGAAGAGGTACTTAAATCTGTGTCTAGAGGTGTTGCTGCGAATGTGAAACTTCCCTCTGCCTCTTCTGA ATGCATGAAATCTTCTAGCAGCAACAAAATTATTCATCGACCCCCTACCATGTCATCACCGTTTAGATTTAGAAGTGAAGAAAGAGCAGTAAAACGCAAAGAG TTCCTTGAAAGGGTGTATGGAATCAAAAACAAAGTTGAGAAAATTCAGTTTCAAAGGACACCTGAG CAGAATAACATAAAGCATGATTTCAAGCTGGGGCAGAGCAGTGGCTCTAAACCCAAACTAAATGAGGACGGGCATGGTGCATCGTGCTCGCCTAGTAATCAGATCCAAAAG ACCTCAGTGACACATAAAAGCTTTGGAAATTCATGGAAGCCTCCAATCAGCACCAACAATTCCAATCGTGCTACAGAAAAACTCAACCGATCAACAAGGAACTCAGTAACTTCAATGACAAAGATCACACGAGAAAATGCTTCTCCAAATATTCAGCATTGA
- the LOC112783556 gene encoding two-component response regulator ARR11 isoform X2, translating to MDNNNGCFSSPRRDAFPAGLRVLVVDDDPTWLRILEKMLKKCSYEVTTCCLARHALHLLRERKDGYDIVISDVNMPDMDGFKLLEHVGLEMDLPVIMMSVDGETSRVMKGVQHGACDYLLKPIRMKELRNIWQHVFRKRIHEAREFESFEGFESIHLMRNGLEQCDDGNLFALEDMTSTKKRKDADNKHDDRELIDPSSTKKARVVWSVDLHQKFVKAVNQIGFDKVGPKKILDLMNVPWLTRENVASHLQKYRLYLSRLQKENDLKSHSIGMNSDLASTDLGSLVGVQNSGSKKQNDVSIDSCSYSEGALQLQNLETKTHEGSSDPNGTISPPATTEKGRTMIRNFVSEKKMRKNQPFDSLEPEGNHTAVIDCSIPTQFSWNEVPEIQLKDHKPLVQLEGNLSHKFPVTGEEVTACIKTKPLCADYKCEYKSSVSSIGSAVDNNTFPIEPGSLMMNDPSTAPISTTNLGLKTQASNLNSISDMEFCQRNLLLDAVSLPLDDDLHFNWLHGECSNINFSLQNIGYYDPGLIAEIPTHYYDSAADYSVIDQGLFIS from the exons ATGGACAATAATAATGGTTGCTTCTCTTCACCAAGACGTGATGCTTTTCCAGCAGGTCTAAGAGTCCTTGTTGTTGATGATGACCCAACATGGCTTAGGATCCTTGAAAAGATGCTCAAGAAGTGTTCCTATGAAG TGACAACGTGTTGTTTGGCGAGGCATGCTCTACACTTGCTTCGCGAAAGGAAAGACGGGTATGATATAGTGATCAGCGATGTGAACATGCCGGACATGGATGGATTCAAACTTCTAGAGCATGTTGGACTTGAGATGGATCTTCCTGTGATTA TGATGTCTGTTGATGGAGAAACAAGCAGGGTGATGAAAGGTGTTCAACACGGAGCATGCGATTATCTGCTTAAGCCTATAAGGATGAAGGAACTGCGAAACATATGGCAGCATGTCTTTAGGAAAAGGATACACGAGGCGAGAGAATTCGAGAGTTTTGAAGGTTTCGAGAGCATTCACCTGATGAGAAACGGATTGGAGCAATGCGATGATGGGAACCTGTTTGCCCTTGAAGACATGACCtcaactaagaaaagaaaagatgcaGATAACAAACACGATGACAGAGAATTGATAGATCCATCATCCACAAAGAAAGCTAGAGTAGTTTGGTCTGTGGATCTTCACCAGAAGTTTGTTAAAGCAGTGAATCAAATTGGATTTGATA AAGTTGGTCCAAAGAAAATACTAGATCTCATGAATGTTCCTTGGCTGACTAGAGAAAATGTTGCAAGCCACTTGCAG AAGTATCGCCTTTACCTAAGCCGGCTTCAGAAAGAGAACGATCTGAAGTCTCACTCAATCGGAATGAACTCGGATTTAGCCTCAACAGATCTAGGGAGTCTTGTTGGAGTTCAGAACTCAGGGAGCAAGAAACAAAATGACGTTTCAATTGACAGCTGCAGTTATTCAGAAGGAGCACTGCAACTTCAGAACCTGGAAACCAAAACTCATGAAGGTAGCAGTGATCCAAACGGAACTATTTCTCCGCCTGCCACCACAGAAAAAGGAAGAACTATGATCAGAAACTTTGTTTCCGAGAAAAAGATGAGAAAGAACCAACCTTTTGACTCTCTTGAGCCGGAAGGAAACCACACGGCAGTAATTGATTGCTCCATTCCAACACAATTCTCTTGGAATGAAGTTCCAGAAATTCAACTCAAAGATCACAAGCCACTTGTTCAGTTAGAGGGTAACTTAAGCCACAAGTTTCCAGTAACAG GGGAGGAGGTCACGGCATGCATCAAAACAAAACCTTTGTGTGCAGATTACAAGTGTGAATATAAGAGTTCTGTGAGTTCGATAGGATCGGCCGTTGACAACAACACGTTCCCTATCGAACCAGGAAGCCTTATGATGAATGATCCATCAACAGCACCAATTTCAACTACAAATTTGGGATTGAAAACACAAGCATCTAACCTCAACAGCATTTCGGATATGGAATTTTGCCAGAGAAACCTACTTTTGGATGCAGTTTCGCTACCCTTGGACGATGATCTGCATTTTAATTGGCTACATGGGGAATGCTCTAACATCAACTTCAGCCTGCAGAACATAGGGTATTATGATCCAGGGCTTATTGCAGAAATTCCAACTCATTACTATGATTCAGCAGCAGATTATTCAGTCATAGATCAAGGTCTATTCATATCATGA
- the LOC112783556 gene encoding two-component response regulator ARR11 isoform X1 — MDNNNGCFSSPRRDAFPAGLRVLVVDDDPTWLRILEKMLKKCSYEVTTCCLARHALHLLRERKDGYDIVISDVNMPDMDGFKLLEHVGLEMDLPVIMMSVDGETSRVMKGVQHGACDYLLKPIRMKELRNIWQHVFRKRIHEAREFESFEGFESIHLMRNGLEQCDDGNLFALEDMTSTKKRKDADNKHDDRELIDPSSTKKARVVWSVDLHQKFVKAVNQIGFDKVGPKKILDLMNVPWLTRENVASHLQKYRLYLSRLQKENDLKSHSIGMNSDLASTDLGSLVGVQNSGSKKQNDVSIDSCSYSEGALQLQNLETKTHEGSSDPNGTISPPATTEKGRTMIRNFVSEKKMRKNQPFDSLEPEGNHTAVIDCSIPTQFSWNEVPEIQLKDHKPLVQLEGNLSHKFPVTGKKHQIQVDHQSPSIGSISSPSLTGEEVTACIKTKPLCADYKCEYKSSVSSIGSAVDNNTFPIEPGSLMMNDPSTAPISTTNLGLKTQASNLNSISDMEFCQRNLLLDAVSLPLDDDLHFNWLHGECSNINFSLQNIGYYDPGLIAEIPTHYYDSAADYSVIDQGLFIS; from the exons ATGGACAATAATAATGGTTGCTTCTCTTCACCAAGACGTGATGCTTTTCCAGCAGGTCTAAGAGTCCTTGTTGTTGATGATGACCCAACATGGCTTAGGATCCTTGAAAAGATGCTCAAGAAGTGTTCCTATGAAG TGACAACGTGTTGTTTGGCGAGGCATGCTCTACACTTGCTTCGCGAAAGGAAAGACGGGTATGATATAGTGATCAGCGATGTGAACATGCCGGACATGGATGGATTCAAACTTCTAGAGCATGTTGGACTTGAGATGGATCTTCCTGTGATTA TGATGTCTGTTGATGGAGAAACAAGCAGGGTGATGAAAGGTGTTCAACACGGAGCATGCGATTATCTGCTTAAGCCTATAAGGATGAAGGAACTGCGAAACATATGGCAGCATGTCTTTAGGAAAAGGATACACGAGGCGAGAGAATTCGAGAGTTTTGAAGGTTTCGAGAGCATTCACCTGATGAGAAACGGATTGGAGCAATGCGATGATGGGAACCTGTTTGCCCTTGAAGACATGACCtcaactaagaaaagaaaagatgcaGATAACAAACACGATGACAGAGAATTGATAGATCCATCATCCACAAAGAAAGCTAGAGTAGTTTGGTCTGTGGATCTTCACCAGAAGTTTGTTAAAGCAGTGAATCAAATTGGATTTGATA AAGTTGGTCCAAAGAAAATACTAGATCTCATGAATGTTCCTTGGCTGACTAGAGAAAATGTTGCAAGCCACTTGCAG AAGTATCGCCTTTACCTAAGCCGGCTTCAGAAAGAGAACGATCTGAAGTCTCACTCAATCGGAATGAACTCGGATTTAGCCTCAACAGATCTAGGGAGTCTTGTTGGAGTTCAGAACTCAGGGAGCAAGAAACAAAATGACGTTTCAATTGACAGCTGCAGTTATTCAGAAGGAGCACTGCAACTTCAGAACCTGGAAACCAAAACTCATGAAGGTAGCAGTGATCCAAACGGAACTATTTCTCCGCCTGCCACCACAGAAAAAGGAAGAACTATGATCAGAAACTTTGTTTCCGAGAAAAAGATGAGAAAGAACCAACCTTTTGACTCTCTTGAGCCGGAAGGAAACCACACGGCAGTAATTGATTGCTCCATTCCAACACAATTCTCTTGGAATGAAGTTCCAGAAATTCAACTCAAAGATCACAAGCCACTTGTTCAGTTAGAGGGTAACTTAAGCCACAAGTTTCCAGTAACAGGTAAGAAGCACCAAATCCAAGTTGATCATCAATCACCATCAATTGGTTCGATTAGTTCTCCATCTTTGACAGGGGAGGAGGTCACGGCATGCATCAAAACAAAACCTTTGTGTGCAGATTACAAGTGTGAATATAAGAGTTCTGTGAGTTCGATAGGATCGGCCGTTGACAACAACACGTTCCCTATCGAACCAGGAAGCCTTATGATGAATGATCCATCAACAGCACCAATTTCAACTACAAATTTGGGATTGAAAACACAAGCATCTAACCTCAACAGCATTTCGGATATGGAATTTTGCCAGAGAAACCTACTTTTGGATGCAGTTTCGCTACCCTTGGACGATGATCTGCATTTTAATTGGCTACATGGGGAATGCTCTAACATCAACTTCAGCCTGCAGAACATAGGGTATTATGATCCAGGGCTTATTGCAGAAATTCCAACTCATTACTATGATTCAGCAGCAGATTATTCAGTCATAGATCAAGGTCTATTCATATCATGA